A part of Melittangium boletus DSM 14713 genomic DNA contains:
- a CDS encoding GPW/gp25 family protein, with product MARPSFLDKFISPSRGSEADGELVRVRQNLEAVLNTKEGYGYFVEGFGLGRYTERFGTRELMTTLKDELLHVVRHQEPRLQEPELELRGRDSGLWLHFVLTGMLHGAPCTLRLLFHTVSGQVRVEEDEEG from the coding sequence ATGGCGCGCCCTTCTTTCCTCGACAAATTCATCAGTCCATCCCGTGGCTCGGAAGCCGACGGCGAATTGGTGCGCGTGCGGCAGAACCTGGAGGCCGTGCTCAACACCAAGGAGGGGTATGGCTACTTCGTCGAGGGATTCGGCCTGGGCCGCTACACCGAGCGTTTCGGCACCCGGGAGTTGATGACGACGCTGAAGGACGAGTTGCTGCACGTGGTGCGGCACCAGGAGCCGCGTCTGCAGGAGCCCGAATTGGAGCTGCGTGGCCGGGACTCCGGGTTGTGGTTGCACTTCGTCCTGACTGGCATGCTCCACGGGGCTCCGTGTACCCTGCGTCTTCTCTTTCACACCGTGAGTGGACAGGTCCGGGTGGAAGAGGACGAGGAGGGTTGA